A part of Cannabis sativa cultivar Pink pepper isolate KNU-18-1 chromosome 6, ASM2916894v1, whole genome shotgun sequence genomic DNA contains:
- the LOC133039267 gene encoding uncharacterized protein LOC133039267, whose translation MSRMGFNDKFVRIVYGCLSSVQYKIVTGGRVLGPITPTRGICQGDPISPYLFLLCAEGLSALIRRFEERKWLHGCRVANGAPVISHMLFVDDSYLYCKATEREVSNVLLLLETFAKASGQLVNFSKSSVFFSSNTSPQTRGVICSRMGLVEADERSKYLGLPSVIGRNKNASFGFLKDKVQKRIRTWDNKFLSKAGKEVLIKSVVQSLPTYTMNVFLLPIGTCHDMRGSLAIFGGSLLTKGVFIG comes from the coding sequence ATGAGTCGAATGGGTTTTAATGATAAGTTTGTCCGCATTGTTTATGGGTGTTTGTCTTCTGTTCAGTATAAAATTGTTACAGGAGGCAGGGTGCTGGGACCGATTACACCAACTAGGGGAATTTGTCAAGGCGATCCGATCTCCCCTTACCTCTTCTTGCTATGTGCTGAGGGTTTATCAGCGTTGATTCGAAGGTTTGAAGAGAGGAAATGGCTTCATGGGTGTCGTGTTGCCAATGGGGCTCCAGTTATCTCTCACATGCTTTTTGTAGACGACAGCTACTTATATTGTAAAGCCACTGAGAGGGAGGTTTCAAATGTTCTTCTTCTCCTCGAAACATTTGCCAAGGCTTCGGGTCAACTAGTTAACTTCTCTAAATCCTCAGTTTTCTTTAGCTCAAACACGTCCCCACAAACAAGAGGAGTTATTTGTAGCCGAATGGGTCTTGTTGAAGCTGATGAAAGGAGCAAATACTTAGGTTTACCTAGTGTAATTGGAAGGAATAAAAATGCATCTTTTGGCTTTCTAAAAGATAAAGTTCAGAAGAGGATTCGGACTTGGGATAATAAGTTCTTGTCAAAAGCGGGTAAGGAGGTGCTCATTAAAAGTGTAGTTCAATCGCTACCGACTTATACTATGAATGTGTTTCTATTACCCATTGGTACTTGCCATGACATGAGAGGATCATTAGCAATTTTTGGTGGCAGTCTTCTAACAAAGGGGGTGTTCATTGGTTGA
- the LOC133038850 gene encoding beta-1,2-xylosyltransferase yields MGKRSMKLLKILVLLFALNSLSLCLYFLSHSKPFFSSLHTHNPNHHSLTLNGLPLTENQQLLQNHPRFSKPWPILPSYLPWSQTPDVATRSCEAYFGNGFTRRVDLLRQEATGSGWFRCLFSETLRSSVCEGGALRMVPEKVKMATGGETLEEVIGRSEEDELPEFEIGAFELDGGRRYSGEKKELASVEVLEKYVPEGEVLRHTMRNLIESIRIVPAKEFECNEWIEEPTLLLTRFEYANLFHTVTDWYSAYVSSRVTGLPNRPHLVFVDGHCTAPLEETWTALFSSLRYAKNFTGAVCFRHAVLSPLGYETALFRGLNEEIDCHGTSAQDLWQNPDNSKTARLSEFGEMIRAAFRFPVNRHRADGSASGYNILFVRREDYLAHPRHGGKVESRLSNEEEVFASLRSWISTRRDCRINLVNGLFAHMSMKEQVRAIQDAHVIIGAHGAGLTHIVSALPKTVVLEIISSQFRRPHFQLIAQWKGLKYHAINLEGSYANPQVVMEKLSDIMRNLGC; encoded by the exons ATGGGCAAAAGGAGCATGAAGCTCCTTAAGATCCTTGTCCTTCTCTTTGCTTTGAACTCTCTCTCCCTATGCCTCTACTTCTTATCTCACTCAAAACCCTTCTTCTCCAGTCTCCACACCCATAATCCAAATCATCATTCTTTGACTCTTAACGGCCTACCCTTGACTGAAAATCAACAGCTTCTTCAAAACCATCCACGGTTCTCCAAGCCATGGCCTATTCTTCCGTCTTACCTCCCATGGTCGCAGACCCCAGACGTAGCAACTCGCTCCTGTGAGGCATATTTTGGAAATGGGTTCACTCGCCGCGTCGATCTGCTCCGGCAAGAGGCCACCGGTTCCGGATGGTTTAGGTGCTTGTTCAGTGAGACTCTCAGAAGCTCTGTTTGCGAAGGGGGGGCGCTTAGGATGGTGCCGGAGAAGGTGAAGATGGCTACAGGAGGAGAGACGTTGGAGGAGGTTATTGGACGGTCGGAGGAGGATGAATTGCCAGAATTTGAAATTGGGGCTTTTGAGCTCGATGGGGGTCGAAGATATTCCGGCGAGAAAAAGGAGCTTGCGAGTGTTGAGGTTTTGGAGAAGTACGTGCCAGAAGGAGAGGTCTTGAGGCACACCATGCGTAATTTGATTGAGTCTATCAGGATCGTTCCGGCTAAGGAGTTTGAATGCAATGAG TGGATTGAGGAGCCAACACTTCTGCTTACACGCTTTGAGTATGCTAATCTTTTTCACACTGTCACCGATTGGTATAGTGCATATGTGTCCTCAAGGGTAACCGGCTTGCCAAATCGACCACATTTAGTGTTTGTTGATGGACACTGCACG GCACCCTTGGAAGAAACATGGACCGCATTGTTCTCTAGCCTCAGATATGCCAAAAACTTTACTGGCGCTGTTTGTTTCCGTCATGCTGTTCTTTCACCCTTGGGTTACGAAACTGCTCTATTCAGGGGACTGAATGAAGAAATAGATTGCCATGGTACATCAGCACAAGATCTGTGGCAAAACCCGGATAACAGTAAGACTGCTCGATTATCTGAGTTTGGAGAAATGATCAGAGCTGCTTTCCGGTTTCCAGTGAATAGACATCGTGCTGACGGATCAGCTTCAGGTTATAACATCCTCTTTGTTCGACGGGAAGATTATTTAGCTCATCCTCGCCATGGTGGTAAAGTTGAGTCGAGGCTCAGTAACGAAGAAGAAGTGTTTGCTTCTTTAAGGAGCTGGATTTCCACTCGTAGGGATTGCAGAATAAACCTTGTGAATGGGTTGTTTGCTCACATGTCCATGAAGGAGCAAGTCCGGGCTATTCAGGATGCTCATGTTATTATTGGTGCTCATGGTGCTGGGCTTACACACATAGTTTCTGCACTACCAAAAACAGTGGTTCTGGAGATTATTAGCAGCCAATTTAGACGGCCACATTTTCAGTTGATTGCACAATGGAAAGGGTTGAAATATCACGCCATTAACCTTGAGGGATCTTATGCTAATCCACAGGTTGTTATGGAGAAGCTTAGCGACATAATGAGAAACCTTGGATGCTGA
- the LOC133039269 gene encoding uncharacterized protein LOC133039269 gives MASNTWNMGDIDREVLNIQIAEEEEEDLAINSIGDDEGIDSRWCLVGKFLSSRSFDYDAMQNTLSSLWQPGMGMFVKKLQPNLFIFQFYHEVDIKRVIDGSPWMFDRMPLIIERLKEWEDPVSLSLNTLDIWVQIHDMDPRCMGESVLRNVGNTMGQILESDPKNFQGVWREYLRMRVTLNIDKPLRRRMRLQKDDGNWFWVNFKYERAPTFCFICGVIGHSERFCYKLLEMPADQIGKPYGEFMRAKFQKHNHNIGAKWLRTKGWVPPRRDGSGSSSRRMEEEEKNGNPVNSNYGDTNQNMGDWQSRNQRVNMHQLHGGNVGDTNAIMTNNELKIMGKKSLVGQERKELIGDNKKRKTDTSSSIGLDSTAQIIDEISMVGHIGEAQGRSGGLGLLWRYESDIRIESFSKNHIDCFATVNGGSEFRFTGIYGEPNRSLRKEIWRMLKNLYARRREPWCLMGDFNNVLSQSEKRGGNPYPQWLINGFQETVLACGLCDLELFGYPYTWEKSRDSPNWIEARLDRALVSASWLDLFQNAQLLNVEISSSDHCPLLLETNVADFTRNQKVFWFENMWLGNMECEQIIREVWHNSVGQSMQSKIESCGEDLLLWEARNPENFSQNLKKCRSLVKQYKHRRDIEGKQLFFEAKKALFEVLNQREIFWRQRSKQLWLQSGDQNSKFFHSKASARRRNNSNTCLKNENGTKVTWEDGLGDVMMNYFKDIFNSHSVEYSEVMASITPKI, from the exons ATGGCTTCTAATACATGGAATATGGGGGATATAGACAGAGAGGTGTTGAATATTCAGATTGCTGAAGAGGAGGAAGAGGATTTGGCGATCAACAGTATTGGTGATGATGAAGGGATTGATTCGCGATGGTGCTTAGTTGGGAAGTTCTTATCTTCAAGATCGTTTGATTATGATGCAATGCAAAACACACTTTCATCGTTATGGCAACCGGGTATGGGTATGTTTGTTAAAAAACTTCAACCCAATTTATTTATCTTTCAATTTTATCATGAAGTTGATATCAAAAGGGTGATAGATGGTAGCCCGTGGATGTTTGATCGTATGCCTCTTATCATAGAACGGCTAAAGGAATGGGAAGATCCGGTGAGTTTATCGCTTAATACCCTGGATATTTGGGTGCAAATCCATGATATGGATCCTCGTTGTATGGGTGAAAGTGTGCTGAGAAATGTTGGCAATACTATGGGACAGATTCTGGAATCTGATCCGAAAAACTTCCAGGGTGTTTGGAGGGAGTATCTTCGGATGAGAGTGACTCTGAATATTGACAAACCTTTACGGAGGAGGATGAGACTTCAGAAGGATGATGGCAACTGGTTTTGGGTGAATTTTAAGTATGAAAGGGCACCCACTTTCTGTTTCATTTGTGGTGTTATTGGTCATTCAGAACGCTTTTGCTATAAGCTATTGGAGATGCCTGCTGATCAAATTGGGAAGCCATATGGAGAGTTCATGCGTGCTAAGTTCCAAAAGCATAATCACAACATCGGGGCGAAATGGTTACGTACGAAAGGTTGGGTTCCACCACGGAGAGATGGCAGCGGTAGTAGTTCCCGGCGTATGGAGGAGGAAGAGAAAAATGGAAATCCGGTGAACAGTAATTATGGAGATACTAATCAGAATATGGGAGATTGGCAATCACGTAATCAAAGGGTCAATATGCATCAATTGCATGGTGGGAATGTGGGTGATACGAATGCAATAATGACAAATAATGAATTGAAGATAATGGGGAAAAAGTCATTAGTTGGGCAAGAAAGGAAAGAGTTGATTGGAGACAATAAAAAAAGGAAAACTGATACTTCTTCTAGTATTGGGCTTGATAGTACGGCCCAAATCATTGATGAAATAAGTATGGTGGGTCATATTGGTGAA GCCCAAGGGAGAAGTGGTGGGCTGGGCCTATTATGGAGATATGAAAGTGATATTAGAATTGAGTCTTTTTCTAAAAATCACATTGATTGCTTTGCTACTGTTAATGGAGGGAGTGAGTTTCGTTTCACGGGTATCTATGGGGAGCCAAACCGAAGCTTGAGAAAAGAAATTTGGAGGATGCTAAAGAATCTTTATGCTAGGCGTAGGGAACCTTGGTGCCTTATGGGCGACTTCAACAATGTGTTGAGTCAATCGGAAAAGAGAGGGGGTAACCCGTACCCTCAATGGTTGATTAATGGCTTTCAAGAAACTGTTTTGGCTTGTGGGCTGTGTGATTTGGAGCTCTTTGGCTACCCGTATACGTGGGAGAAGAGTAGGGATTCCCCAAATTGGATTGAAGCTCGACTTGACCGTGCGTTAGTGTCGGCTTCGTGGttagatttgtttcaaaatgCTCAGCTGTTAAATGTGGAGATCTCTTCGTCCGACCATTGCCCACTACTCTTAGAAACCAACGTTGCAGATTTTACAAGAAATCAAAAAGTCTTTTGGTTTGAGAATATGTGGCTGGGAAATATGGAATGTGAGCAAATTATCCGTGAGGTCTGGCACAATTCAGTTGGGCAGTCAATGCAGTCCAAGATCGAGTCCTGTGGAGAAGATCTGTTACTTTGGGAGGCTAGAAACCCGGAGAATTTTTCTCAGAACTTAAAGAAGTGTAGATCTCTGGTGAAGCAATACAAGCACCGGCGGGACATTGAAGGGAAACAGTTATTTTTTGAAGCCAAAAAGGCTCTGTTCGAGGTGTTGAATCAAAGGGAGATATTTTGGCGCCAACGTTCAAAACAACTTTGGCTTCAATCGGGCGATCAAAATAGTAAGTTTTTTCATTCCAAAGCTAGTGCTAGACGTCGTAATAATTCAAACACTTGTTTGAAGAATGAGAATGGGACTAAAGTAACTTGGGAAGATGGTTTGGGGGATGTCATGATGAATTATTTTAAAGACATTTTTAATTCTCATTCAGTGGAATATAGTGAGGTGATGGCTAGTATTACACCAAAAATATGA
- the LOC133039270 gene encoding uncharacterized protein LOC133039270, with protein MVVGLYAMKKGFDYYVRKSGTDIWYVTCKDTDCGWRLRAKKNILSNMFEVSTFHNVHTCSLDLRGKDNRQASPLIVAHLIKDKFATDGSDHLASDIRKSIHKDYGIQMSYEKAWRCREKALHLARGTPEDSYSKLPSYLHMLQLRNPGTITNFVVEDGRFKYCFFSLGPSIRGFRFCRPVVCVDGSFLKTRYGGQMLCAVALDVGSHIFPIAFAIVDNENHNSWTYFMRKLKETIGDVENLAFVSNRHQSIVRALDIVFPDAHHGACYHQFIMNVSHKFKTDIFTNHIYTCAYTYSRSEYHREFENIQAMNATVAQYLEEIGFEKWVRSYFPGVRYNVMTSNWAESFNNTTKDARGFPITTAVAFLRSRVQKWFASRKEKADKWTKPLALEMEEDLTLHFEKGRYLNVDSCEPYTLQVHSGGTVLTGGVVDLQEHTCTCGLFQCMKFPCPHACAASQERSISAYTLCSPYYTTEYWRRTSEGTIMPVGDEDDWELLDDIKNCVQNMSSSSGL; from the coding sequence ATGGTTGTTGGCCTGTATGCAATGAAGAAAGGGTTTGACTACTACGTTAGGAAGTCCGGTACTGATATTTGGTACGTCACATGTAAGGATACAGATTGTGGGTGGAGATTAAGAGCGAAGAAGAACATACTTTCTAACATGTTTGAGGTGAGTACATTTCATAATGTACATACATGTTCCCTTGATCTTCGAGGAAAAGATAACCGTCAAGCATCACCTTTGATAGTTGCCCAtctaattaaggataagttcGCAACTGACGGCTCGGATCACTTGGCCTCTGATATAAGAAAAAGTATCCACAAGGATTATGGGATCCAAATGAGTTATGAAAAGGCATGGAGGTGCAGAGAGAAGGCACTACACCTAGCTCGGGGTACACCTGAAGATTCGTACTCGAAATTACCTAGTTACTTGCACATGCTACAGTTGAGAAATCCTGGTACCATCACGAATTTTGTGGTAGAAGATGGTCGCTTCAAGTATTGTTTCTTCTCTCTGGGTCCTTCTATTCGGGGGTTTAGATTTTGTCGACCTGTTGTATGCGTTGATGGGTCTTTCTTGAAGACTAGGTATGGTGGGCAAATGTTGTGTGCAGTGGCTTTGGATGTAGGGAGTCATATCTTTCCGATAGCTTTTGCTATAGTTGACAATGAAAACCACAATTCCTGGacctattttatgagaaaattgaaagaaacgatTGGTGATGTTGAGAACTTAGCCTTTGTTTCgaataggcatcaaagcattgttcGTGCTTTGGATATCGTGTTCCCTGATGCACACCACGGTGCATGCTACCACCAATTTATTATGAACGTCAGccacaagttcaagactgacatcttcacgaatcacatttacacGTGTGCCTACACGTATTCAAGATCAGAGTATCACAGAGAATTTGAGAACATTCAGGCAATGAATGCTACGGTTGCACAATATCTTGAGGAAATTGGATTTGAAAAATGGGTCCGGTCGTACTTTCCAGGGGTACGTTACAATGTAATGACGAGCAACTGGGCTGAGAGCTTCAACAACACaactaaggatgcaagaggCTTCCCGATCACTACTGCTGTAGCATTCCTGAGGTCCAGAGTCCAAAAGTGGTTTGCTTCACGAAAAGAAAAAGCTGACAAGTGGACGAAACCCCTAGCACTAGAAATGGAGGAGGACTTgacattgcattttgaaaaaggtCGGTATTTGAACGTTGACTCATGCGAACCTTACACGTTGCAGGTTcactctggaggaacagttcTGACCGGTGGCGTAGTGGACTTGCAGGAGCATACTTGCACTTGCGGCTTGTTCCAGTGCATGAAGTTTCCTTGTCCTCATGCATGTGCTGCATCTCAGGAGCGAAGTATTAGCGCGTACACACTATGCTCGCCATATTACACGACTGAATATTGGAGGAGGACATCTGAAGGAACAATTATGCCagttggtgacgaggatgattgggaatTGCTTGATGACATAaagaact